A single genomic interval of Acidimicrobiia bacterium harbors:
- the msrB gene encoding peptide-methionine (R)-S-oxide reductase, whose amino-acid sequence MPDEPALPLPTDDELRARLTREQYNVTQKGGTERAFSGAYCHTKDPGTYRCIVCDATLFHSDTKYDSHSGWPSFTDPAQRDAVRLLTDSSHGMTRTEVRCARCDAHLGHVFPDGPGPTGERYCMNSASLVLLPED is encoded by the coding sequence ATGCCCGACGAACCCGCCCTACCGCTTCCTACCGACGATGAGCTGCGCGCTCGGCTCACCCGGGAGCAATACAACGTCACCCAGAAGGGCGGCACCGAACGAGCGTTCAGTGGTGCCTACTGCCATACCAAGGATCCCGGCACCTACCGGTGCATCGTGTGCGATGCCACCCTGTTCCACTCCGATACCAAGTACGACTCGCACAGTGGTTGGCCCAGCTTTACCGACCCCGCCCAGCGCGACGCCGTGCGCTTGCTCACCGACTCCAGTCATGGCATGACGCGCACCGAGGTGCGTTGTGCGCGCTGCGATGCCCACCTTGGTCACGTGTTCCCCGATGGACCTGGCCCTACGGGCGAGCGCTACTGCATGAACAGCGCCTCCCTCGTGTTGCTGCCCGAAGACTGA